One Apium graveolens cultivar Ventura unplaced genomic scaffold, ASM990537v1 ctg673, whole genome shotgun sequence genomic window carries:
- the LOC141703550 gene encoding uncharacterized protein LOC141703550, giving the protein MSSEPPNSIHRRHQPPQHHHLPQLVQGNITIATSSATNTPTSPVIYREYRKGNWTLEETLVLITAKRLDDQRRSKPTTMDPTMPRHTGELRWKWVENFCWNNGCLRSQNQCNDKWDNLLRDYKKVREYDTKISQSTNLPSYWAMDKQQRKDHNLPSNLTQQIYQELQDVVQKKSPLKILPPPTPQPPMPAAMHQQPPPPPPPSTVAPATVVSEASVSSETDWGSNLDPDAKRKRVRDIASSILHGASSLARALKRCEEKKEKRHRELMELEEQRIRLDEAQNEAQREGVASLVAAVNNLSGAIQTLASDQRPAS; this is encoded by the exons ATGTCATCTGAGCCACCAAACTCCATCCACCGCCGTCACCAGCCACCACAACACCACCACTTGCCACAACTAGTTCAGGGTAACATTACCATAGCTACCTCCTCCGCCACAAACACTCCAACTTCTCCTGTAATTTATCGTGAATACCGCAAAGGCAACTGGACACTAGAAGAAACTCTAGTACTCATCACCGCCAAAAGACTCGATGACCAACGTCGCTCCAAGCCTACCACTATGGACCCCACTATGCCTCGGCACACCGGGGAGCTACGGTGGAAATGGGTGGAGAACTTTTGCTGGAACAATGGTTGTCTACGTAGCCAAAACCAGTGCAATGATAAATGGGATAATTTACTACGGGACTACAAGAAGGTACGCGAATACGACACGAAAATCTCGCAATCAACAAATCTTCCTTCTTATTGGGCTATGGATAAACAACAACGTAAGGATCATAATTTACCATCAAATTTAACTCAACAAATTTATCAAGAACTTCAAGATGTTGTTCAGAAAAAGAGCCCACTCAAAATCCTACCACCCCCTACCCCACAACCACCAATGCCTGCCGCCATGCATCAACAACcaccacctcctcctcctccctCCACGGTGGCTCCGGCAACAGTTGTATCAg AAGCCTCGGTCTCATCAGAGACTGACTGGGGCAGTAATCTTGATCCGGACGCTAAGCGCAAGAGAGTTCGAGACATTGCATCAAGCATTCTTCATGGAGCTTCATCATTGGCACGAGCCCTAAAACGCTGCGAGGAGAAGAAAGAGAAGCGACACCGTGAACTTATGGAGCTTGAGGAGCAGCGGATTCGCCTTGACGAAGCTCAAAATGAAGCCCAGAGGGAAGGTGTTGCCAGTCTCGTTGCTGCAGTAAATAATCTTTCTGGTGCTATTCAAACTCTAGCTTCGGACCAGCGGCCGGCATCTTGA